The Longimicrobiaceae bacterium genome window below encodes:
- a CDS encoding response regulator, with protein MTTILLVEDNDLNREMLARRLTRRGFGLLLAVDGQEAVDLARAELPDLILLDMSLPVKDGWTAARELKADPSTRGVPVIALTAHAMAGDREQALAAGCDDYDTKPIDIDRLLEKVARLLGSAGT; from the coding sequence ATGACCACGATCCTGCTGGTGGAGGACAACGACCTGAACCGCGAGATGCTGGCGCGGCGCCTCACCCGGCGCGGCTTCGGGCTGCTGCTGGCGGTGGACGGGCAGGAGGCGGTGGACCTGGCGCGGGCCGAGCTGCCGGACCTCATCCTCCTGGACATGAGCCTGCCGGTGAAGGACGGCTGGACGGCGGCGCGCGAGCTGAAGGCCGACCCATCCACGCGCGGCGTGCCGGTGATCGCGCTCACCGCGCACGCCATGGCGGGCGACCGCGAGCAGGCGCTGGCGGCGGGGTGCGACGACTACGACACCAAGCCCATCGACATCGACCGGCTGCTGGAGAAGGTGGCCCGCCTGCTGGGGAGCGCCGGCACGTGA
- a CDS encoding histidine kinase dimerization/phospho-acceptor domain-containing protein encodes MHDPDVEAGALDRGALGQVRHELLTPLTAVIGFSGILLDDEDDRSVVDGMRAALEEIQAGATELAADVNRLLRPDSAAARAGLEELAAQVREGCAGPARGIAASAEALLEAVPAGAEHAVADLRHVATAARRLAELAGEVPEKYAAALAAPAGASA; translated from the coding sequence ATGCACGATCCCGACGTGGAGGCGGGGGCGCTGGACCGCGGCGCGCTGGGGCAGGTGCGGCACGAGCTGCTGACGCCGCTCACGGCCGTCATCGGCTTCTCCGGCATCCTGCTGGACGACGAGGACGACCGCTCGGTCGTGGACGGCATGCGGGCGGCGCTGGAGGAGATCCAGGCCGGCGCCACCGAGCTGGCGGCGGACGTCAACCGGCTCCTCCGGCCGGACTCCGCGGCCGCGCGGGCGGGGCTGGAGGAACTGGCGGCGCAGGTTCGCGAGGGCTGCGCCGGCCCCGCGCGCGGCATCGCCGCTTCGGCCGAGGCGCTGCTGGAGGCCGTGCCGGCCGGCGCGGAGCACGCGGTCGCGGACCTGCGCCACGTGGCCACCGCCGCCCGCCGCCTGGCGGAACTGGCCGGCGAGGTGCCCGAGAAGTACGCCGCCGCGCTGGCCGCCCCCGCCGGCGCATCCGCGTGA